The following proteins come from a genomic window of Malus sylvestris chromosome 4, drMalSylv7.2, whole genome shotgun sequence:
- the LOC126618949 gene encoding wall-associated receptor kinase-like 20, whose translation MALKSFVFMVVSLAITIKTFHVSALDACPKCGNMEVPYPFSTDDTCGDSRYKLYCNNNGVLEFQSAEGFGYKVLSIDLATQKLIIKPPDLVQDDDMCRTTDFSSEGLRLDENLPFNVSTRNTVILLNCSDNLLRSPLNCSSNSLCRVFEDKMLEGRNNACKSRLCCHYLKDSHMTSYMIRVRVGGCTAYTCVVDIQPQDPADKWNYGIELQWMPPN comes from the coding sequence ATGGCTTTGAAATCTTTTGTGTTCATGGTCGTCAGCCTCGCGATCACCATCAAAACATTCCATGTTTCAGCTCTTGATGCTTGCCCTAAATGTGGCAACATGGAAGTTCCATACCCTTTTAGCACAGACGACACGTGCGGGGACTCAAGGTACAAACTCTACTGCAACAACAATGGAGTTCTTGAGTTCCAGTCAGCTGAAGGCTTCGGCTACAAGGTCCTAAGCATTGACCTAGCTACTCAGAAGCTCATCATAAAACCACCTGATCTCGTACAGGATGACGACATGTGTCGCACTACTGATTTCTCTTCAGAAGGTCTGAGACTTGATGAAAACTTGCCCTTCAACGTGTCTACCCGGAACACCGTCATACTGCTCAACTGCTCCGACAATCTTCTCCGATCGCCTCTCAACTGTTCCTCAAACAGCCTCTGTAGGGTTTTTGAGGATAAAATGTTGGAGGGGAGGAATAATGCATGCAAAAGCAGGCTGTGCTGCCATTACTTGAAAGACTCGCACATGACGTCGTATatgattagggttagggttggaGGGTGCACTGCTTATACTTGTGTGGTCGATATTCAACCCCAAGATCCTGCT